In Pseudomonas fluorescens NCIMB 11764, a single window of DNA contains:
- a CDS encoding toprim domain-containing protein, translating into MEQQIRGDVLTRLEFDYGLRHRTGTDFMRGGTCPACSKKELYSSFENPWFIKCGRESKCGQQWHVKELYADLFDDWSKRAPATDDQPTASARAYMEFARGFKIELVAGLFTQENYFDRVLNIGSATVRFPLERGGYWERLIDQPQRFGKKKARFKPGESYKGYWWCSPNIDLSQTEELWIVEGIFDAIALEHNAIDAVAAMSSNAFPEASLKALAVDRAGNLPRLVWALDNEPGAHRYTRKWVAMARALGFECTAAQIPQRDARKVDWNDLHQRWAFISDEAERRKRTEADLDEARHHGALLIAESASEKALLMYNWREREEFHFGFESRLYWWKLDISKFNNAMQALETSENHEEQQLNNKAMREKALRMSGCVVEIANCYPQALYFQRNEITDESWYFFRVDFPHDGGSVKNTFTGGQVAAASEFKKRLLGMAAGAVFTGSGQQLDKIMKDQLFAIKTVQTIDFVGYSKEYACYVYGDLAVKDGQVVDVNDEEFFEFGKLRLKTLQRAVPVRIQRDPKEYSDEWAKLLWTCFGAQGVVALTFWFGSLFAEQIRARYQSFPFLEATGEAGAGKTTLLNLLWKLLGRAGYEGFDPSKSTKAGRSRLMGQVSGMPVVLLESDRSGDDKSHAKNFEWDELKDYFGGGTLATKGVKTAGNETYEPPFRGTIAISQNAPVIASEAIMTRIVKLHFVRPNVTPDSRAAADRLTALDGSKLSHFLLQAVKRESDVMGTLADKIPAHEARLRRLHTHCITCDTEFPAINEKAACQQCGNQLRGYIRVERIVKNHAQLLGLVDCIRSLVPLTDAQISATQRCIVSMAIERQSSISADHPVVAEFWEVYDYLQGLDADGPVVNHSKKDNVIAINLNEFVERAAEHRQKLADVSELRDRLKESRCRKFLESNKAVDSAVRAYQATRSNNTITKSPTVKCWMFQA; encoded by the coding sequence ATGGAACAGCAAATCCGGGGTGATGTACTGACCCGACTCGAATTCGACTATGGCTTGCGGCATCGCACAGGCACCGACTTCATGCGCGGTGGTACCTGCCCTGCCTGCTCGAAGAAGGAACTGTATTCGAGCTTCGAAAATCCGTGGTTCATCAAGTGCGGCCGTGAGAGCAAATGCGGTCAGCAGTGGCATGTAAAAGAGCTTTACGCGGATCTGTTTGACGATTGGAGCAAACGTGCGCCGGCCACGGACGATCAACCAACAGCAAGCGCCCGCGCTTATATGGAGTTCGCCCGGGGCTTCAAAATCGAGCTGGTCGCCGGACTGTTCACCCAGGAAAACTATTTTGATCGCGTCCTGAATATCGGGTCGGCAACGGTCCGCTTCCCCTTGGAGCGCGGCGGTTACTGGGAGCGCCTGATTGACCAGCCCCAGCGTTTCGGCAAGAAGAAAGCCCGATTCAAACCCGGGGAGTCTTACAAGGGCTATTGGTGGTGTTCGCCGAATATCGATCTATCGCAGACCGAGGAGCTGTGGATCGTCGAAGGCATTTTTGATGCGATCGCGCTCGAGCACAACGCGATCGATGCGGTCGCAGCAATGTCGTCAAATGCTTTTCCCGAGGCCTCGCTGAAAGCACTCGCAGTCGATCGAGCGGGCAATCTACCGAGACTCGTGTGGGCACTGGACAACGAGCCTGGCGCACACCGGTACACCCGCAAATGGGTCGCCATGGCCCGGGCTCTGGGCTTTGAATGCACTGCGGCTCAGATTCCGCAACGCGACGCGCGAAAGGTTGACTGGAACGACCTGCATCAGCGCTGGGCATTCATCAGTGATGAGGCCGAGCGCCGCAAGCGCACAGAAGCGGACCTCGACGAGGCCCGCCACCACGGTGCCCTGCTTATAGCCGAGAGCGCGTCTGAAAAAGCACTGCTGATGTACAACTGGCGCGAGCGCGAGGAGTTCCACTTCGGGTTTGAGTCCCGTCTTTACTGGTGGAAGCTGGACATCAGCAAATTCAACAACGCCATGCAGGCGCTGGAAACAAGCGAAAACCATGAAGAGCAGCAGCTGAACAACAAAGCCATGCGTGAGAAAGCGTTGCGCATGTCGGGCTGCGTGGTCGAGATCGCCAACTGCTACCCCCAGGCGCTGTACTTCCAGCGCAACGAAATCACGGACGAGTCCTGGTACTTCTTCCGCGTCGACTTTCCACACGACGGCGGCTCTGTGAAGAACACCTTCACCGGTGGGCAGGTCGCCGCCGCAAGCGAATTCAAGAAGCGCCTGCTGGGCATGGCCGCCGGCGCAGTATTCACCGGCAGCGGCCAGCAGCTCGACAAGATCATGAAGGACCAGTTGTTCGCGATCAAAACGGTTCAGACGATCGACTTTGTTGGGTACAGCAAGGAATACGCCTGCTACGTGTATGGCGACCTGGCCGTAAAGGATGGCCAGGTGGTGGACGTCAACGACGAAGAGTTTTTCGAGTTCGGCAAGCTGCGCCTGAAAACCTTGCAACGTGCGGTGCCGGTGCGGATCCAGCGTGATCCGAAGGAATACAGCGACGAATGGGCGAAATTGCTGTGGACGTGCTTCGGTGCCCAAGGTGTTGTCGCGCTGACGTTCTGGTTCGGCTCGCTGTTCGCCGAGCAGATCCGCGCTCGCTACCAGTCCTTTCCCTTCCTAGAAGCCACCGGCGAGGCCGGGGCCGGTAAAACCACCCTGCTCAACTTGCTTTGGAAGTTGCTCGGCCGCGCCGGCTATGAAGGATTTGACCCGTCGAAATCTACGAAGGCCGGCCGTAGCCGATTGATGGGCCAGGTGTCCGGTATGCCGGTGGTGCTGCTTGAGTCCGATCGGAGCGGCGACGACAAATCCCACGCGAAAAACTTCGAATGGGACGAGCTGAAGGACTATTTCGGTGGCGGCACCCTGGCGACGAAGGGCGTTAAAACCGCCGGCAACGAAACCTACGAGCCTCCGTTCCGGGGCACGATCGCCATCAGCCAGAACGCGCCGGTGATTGCCTCCGAGGCCATCATGACGCGGATAGTGAAGCTGCATTTCGTGCGGCCGAACGTGACACCAGACAGCCGAGCCGCGGCTGATCGGCTAACAGCCTTGGATGGCTCGAAGCTGAGCCACTTCCTGCTGCAGGCGGTGAAGCGTGAAAGCGATGTCATGGGCACCCTTGCCGACAAGATTCCGGCTCATGAGGCGCGCCTGCGTCGGCTACACACTCACTGCATTACCTGCGATACCGAATTCCCAGCGATTAACGAAAAGGCCGCATGCCAGCAGTGCGGCAATCAGTTGCGAGGCTACATCCGCGTCGAGCGCATCGTAAAAAACCACGCCCAACTGCTTGGCCTGGTCGACTGCATTCGCTCCCTGGTACCGCTGACAGATGCCCAGATCAGCGCAACCCAGCGTTGCATTGTCTCGATGGCGATTGAGCGCCAGAGCTCGATCAGCGCAGACCATCCTGTTGTCGCGGAATTCTGGGAAGTCTACGACTACCTGCAGGGCCTAGATGCTGACGGTCCAGTGGTCAACCACAGCAAGAAAGACAACGTCATCGCTATCAACCTTAACGAATTCGTCGAGCGCGCTGCAGAACACCGCCAGAAGCTGGCCGACGTCAGCGAGTTGCGCGATCGCCTGAAGGAATCCCGCTGCCGCAAATTCCTTGAATCGAACAAGGCCGTCGACAGCGCAGTGCGCGCTTACCAGGCCACGCGCAGTAACAACACGATCACCAAGTCACCCACCGTCAAGTGCTGGATGTTCCAGGCGTAG
- a CDS encoding YmfL family putative regulatory protein — protein MKRTVLETRRQVVSAVICAYPGGRDCAAPRLGMSVKKFDNHAYENAGSRPLTDEQICLLESQTGTTHLPDFVCNLYGGVFVPVAEAGQLDNVDLYARSINTAVKRGLVDAIISKALQDGVIQDDEVQAILAAHRAHVAARHEEITAVIVLHRENPGSQESK, from the coding sequence ATGAAACGCACCGTTCTAGAAACCCGCAGGCAGGTCGTAAGCGCAGTGATTTGTGCGTATCCAGGTGGCCGCGATTGCGCAGCTCCGCGTTTGGGTATGTCGGTGAAAAAATTCGACAACCACGCCTACGAAAACGCCGGCAGCCGGCCACTGACGGACGAACAGATCTGCCTACTCGAATCCCAAACCGGGACCACTCACCTCCCCGACTTCGTTTGCAACCTGTACGGCGGCGTTTTTGTTCCCGTCGCTGAGGCTGGACAACTCGACAATGTCGACCTGTACGCTCGGTCCATAAACACCGCGGTAAAGCGTGGGCTCGTCGACGCCATCATTTCCAAAGCACTCCAAGACGGCGTCATCCAGGACGATGAGGTGCAGGCGATTCTCGCGGCTCACCGTGCACACGTAGCGGCCCGACATGAAGAGATCACTGCAGTGATCGTTCTGCACCGGGAAAACCCGGGCAGCCAGGAATCGAAATAG
- a CDS encoding contractile injection system protein, VgrG/Pvc8 family, giving the protein MIDQALSQIDGFMKDAQASMREARAYPRPICRLEVDGRDITAAIEKRLMSIDLTDNRGLTADQLDVTLSDHDGRLVIPPKGATLRLWLGWSDTGLVDKGTYTVDETEHSGAPDQLNIRARSVDMSAGLKVKRERSWHNETIESVVQAIAGAYGLGPLVSAALSAIKLVHLDQANESDANLLSRLGQEHDAIATVKAGRLLFMPIGNATSASGLNLPHVTLTRRDGDQHRFLQADRDSYTGVRAFYYDVNSAEKKEAISGGGENIKDLRHSYTDQQSALVAARAEWNKLQRGTATLSYTLARGRPDLMPELTYSLTGIKQEISDIIWLGGNVKHSFSSDSFTTSLELESKLPDGDEVEDLADQAKDYSGIEAWYRDKDGKQQKLTEGDQSKPKRLTHLYESKASAQRAVDREYKRLQAKNGTVTTGTPA; this is encoded by the coding sequence GTGATCGATCAGGCACTGAGCCAGATCGATGGCTTTATGAAGGATGCGCAGGCCTCCATGCGCGAAGCGAGAGCCTACCCACGCCCGATCTGTCGGCTGGAGGTCGATGGGCGCGACATTACAGCGGCTATCGAAAAGCGTCTGATGAGCATCGATCTTACCGACAACCGCGGGCTTACCGCCGACCAGCTCGATGTCACGCTTTCGGATCATGACGGGCGCCTGGTAATTCCTCCGAAAGGCGCAACCCTGAGGCTGTGGCTTGGCTGGAGTGATACGGGGTTGGTCGACAAAGGCACTTACACCGTCGACGAGACCGAACACAGCGGTGCTCCGGACCAGTTGAATATTCGAGCGCGCAGCGTCGACATGAGCGCGGGCTTGAAGGTCAAACGGGAACGAAGCTGGCATAACGAGACGATCGAATCAGTCGTGCAGGCCATTGCGGGCGCATACGGTCTTGGCCCTTTGGTGAGCGCCGCTCTCAGTGCAATCAAACTGGTGCATCTTGATCAGGCCAATGAATCAGACGCTAACCTGCTCTCCCGCTTGGGACAGGAGCATGATGCGATCGCCACAGTGAAAGCCGGCAGGCTTCTGTTCATGCCGATCGGTAACGCTACCAGCGCCAGTGGACTGAATTTGCCACATGTCACTCTGACCCGCCGGGACGGCGACCAGCACCGGTTCCTACAAGCTGACCGAGACAGTTACACGGGCGTACGAGCGTTCTACTACGACGTCAACAGTGCCGAAAAAAAAGAAGCAATATCGGGCGGTGGAGAAAACATCAAGGACCTCCGCCACTCTTACACCGACCAACAAAGCGCGCTCGTTGCCGCCCGGGCTGAGTGGAATAAGCTGCAACGCGGTACCGCGACACTCAGCTATACACTGGCGCGTGGTCGTCCGGATCTGATGCCTGAGCTCACCTATTCCCTGACGGGAATCAAGCAGGAAATCTCGGACATTATCTGGCTGGGTGGCAACGTCAAACACAGCTTCTCGTCGGACTCATTCACCACGAGTCTCGAACTTGAATCAAAGCTGCCGGATGGTGACGAGGTAGAGGATCTGGCCGACCAGGCCAAAGACTATTCAGGTATCGAGGCGTGGTACCGCGATAAAGACGGTAAGCAGCAGAAACTTACCGAGGGAGATCAGAGCAAGCCTAAAAGACTGACGCACCTGTATGAGAGCAAGGCTTCAGCACAGCGTGCGGTGGACAGAGAGTACAAGCGGCTGCAGGCCAAGAACGGTACGGTTACTACAGGAACCCCAGCGTGA
- a CDS encoding helix-turn-helix domain-containing protein, producing the protein MDKTLGERLREERDRLGRNQNEFADIGGVKRNSQGNYENDRQRPDTAYLLAISKIGVDVMYVLFGRRDTAAGTQTTVENEVLNCFRSLSPGDQIVVHRVATGLAEMAAKEAQGTLPLE; encoded by the coding sequence TTGGATAAGACTTTGGGCGAGAGGCTCCGGGAAGAGCGCGACCGGCTTGGCAGAAATCAGAACGAGTTCGCTGATATAGGCGGTGTTAAACGCAACTCCCAAGGCAATTACGAGAACGATCGACAGAGACCGGATACGGCATATCTGTTGGCAATCTCGAAGATTGGTGTGGACGTGATGTATGTGCTTTTCGGTCGGAGGGACACAGCCGCTGGAACGCAGACAACGGTCGAAAACGAGGTGTTGAATTGCTTTCGTTCTCTGAGTCCTGGTGATCAAATTGTTGTGCACCGGGTGGCTACTGGCTTGGCCGAAATGGCAGCGAAAGAAGCTCAGGGCACGCTTCCACTGGAGTGA
- a CDS encoding ogr/Delta-like zinc finger family protein, translating to MSTYKLVCPHCLERMRIRTSEGTHIFLRIAYLQCINEACGWSVRAEFEMTHEMSPSGMPNPSVSLPVAPVAIRRHAMKKEGEQQMDLLGLETA from the coding sequence GTGAGCACTTACAAGCTGGTATGTCCGCACTGCCTGGAGCGAATGCGCATCCGAACGAGCGAAGGCACGCACATCTTTTTGCGTATCGCCTACCTGCAATGCATCAACGAGGCCTGTGGCTGGTCGGTTCGAGCTGAGTTCGAAATGACTCACGAAATGAGTCCTTCCGGTATGCCAAATCCATCGGTGTCCCTACCGGTCGCACCGGTGGCAATACGGCGTCACGCGATGAAGAAGGAAGGCGAGCAACAGATGGACCTACTTGGACTGGAGACGGCCTGA
- a CDS encoding DNA-binding protein yields MPVLLTAEQARAELDRNGITIAHFCREHGLNKNLVSDLLNGRKKGVRGEARRAAVLLRIKDGVIPN; encoded by the coding sequence ATGCCCGTCCTCCTTACAGCCGAGCAAGCCCGCGCAGAACTTGACCGCAACGGGATCACCATTGCGCATTTCTGCCGTGAGCACGGCTTGAACAAAAATTTGGTCAGCGATTTGTTGAACGGTCGCAAGAAGGGCGTGCGTGGTGAGGCCCGACGAGCAGCTGTGCTCCTGAGAATCAAAGACGGCGTGATTCCAAATTAA
- a CDS encoding phage tail protein, with product MMMALGMFIFSLETLAYQELQRQTEWRHGSTSRIGTNPARQFLGRGDDSITMPGILLPALAGTPLSLDTLRAMADTGKAWPLIEGTGRILGIWVIDNISETKTLFFSDGAARRIEFTIALKRIDDGRVDLLGAGVSTAGNILRKIL from the coding sequence ATGATGATGGCTCTCGGTATGTTCATTTTCAGCCTCGAAACCCTGGCGTACCAGGAGCTGCAACGCCAGACAGAATGGCGCCACGGCTCAACGTCCCGTATCGGCACCAATCCAGCACGCCAGTTTCTGGGCCGTGGGGACGACTCCATCACCATGCCAGGTATTCTGCTGCCGGCACTCGCAGGAACGCCACTCAGCCTCGACACGCTCCGCGCCATGGCCGATACGGGGAAGGCGTGGCCGTTGATTGAAGGCACGGGCAGGATCTTGGGCATCTGGGTGATCGATAACATCAGCGAAACCAAAACCCTGTTCTTCTCGGACGGCGCAGCACGTCGAATTGAATTCACCATCGCGCTTAAACGGATCGATGACGGCCGCGTCGATCTCCTCGGCGCAGGCGTCAGTACAGCCGGCAACATCCTGAGGAAAATCCTGTGA